Part of the Patagioenas fasciata isolate bPatFas1 chromosome 24, bPatFas1.hap1, whole genome shotgun sequence genome is shown below.
CATGTGCTCTGTTTGTGTGACCGCAGATGCCTGGAAGTCGCTGACGGACAAGGTGCAGGAGGCCCGTTCCAACGCGCGCCTGAAGCAGCTGTCCTTCGCAGGTAACAGGCGCGCACAGTGCCCGTTCAGCTGCTGGCTGTTTGTGGGGGACGGCGTCGTCCCGTGAAAGGACTGGAAACTCTTGTGGGGAAGGAGGCAGCTAATTCTGTGAAAGTTGGCACAGGATTTGTATTTCGCACGCTGCAGTTTCCTCCCGCTCCAAGTCTGCGCTGTCCGTTAGCTCACATTTGTCGTGCTGTGTTCCAGGTGTGAACGGTTTGCGGATGCTGGGGATTATCCACGACACCGTCGTGTTCCTGATCGAGCAGCTCTATGGCGCGAAGCACTGCCACAACTACAAGTTCCGCTTCCACAAGCCGGAGGAGGCCAACGAGCCCCCGCTGAACCCGCACGGCTCCGCGCGGGCTGAAGTGCACCTGAGGCAAGCGCTGGGTTAACGGGCCCTTTGCTCCGTTAATAACTCTCTGCAGCTCTAAAGCTCTCAGTTGAGAAGGAACATTAGCAACTTTGGCGTGTAAATTGTTATATTGCATCTTCCCAGTCTGCACATTTTTCTGGGCCACTTTATTGACAGCTGCTTTGTTTAACAAAGGTTCCTGGCCAGTGGTTTTATTTGCAGTGCTCAGAGACTGTGGTGTTATCCTGAGGCATGGGAGGCTGGGGAATGTGGAAAGCAGTGAACACTTCAAACTGTGTGGCAACCCCGTGTTTATTTGCAGTCAGTAAAGCaaacttcttttctctctttaaatCGCAGGAAGTCTGCATTTGATATGTTTAACTTCTTGGCTTCTAAACACCGACAGCCACCCGAATACAACCCaaatgatgaggaagaggaagaagtgcAGCTGAAATCAGCCCGGTATGCAGCAGGGTTTAGTGGGTCACCGGGGAAGATAACGCTGTGGCGCTATAATGAGCTGATCAGGCTTCGTTATGGGTTGCGATCTTTGAGATGCTGGAGGTGACCGCCCAACCAGTCTGCCTTTGAATCTTCTCCTTGCTCATGTCAGCCTGAGGAGAGTTTGAGCAGAACAGAGGGGAAATGACGTTTTATGTACACATATAAGAACACTAAATTAATTTTGATTGTGTTCTCAGTAGGCTGCAGTGTCACAGCATCTAAATTATTCTGTCTTAGGAAATATCCCATATAATCTATGACATGGGCTCTCAAAGAAAGGTCTCTCTATTCTAGGAGGGCAACCAGTATGGATCTGCCAATGCCCATGCGCTTCCGACACTTGAAGAAGACCTCCAAGGAGGCAGTTGGTGTCTACAGGTGCGTTTTCCTCTGGGGAAGAAGGTAGAAACGTGCAGCCTTCGATGAAATCAGACTGCAAAATGGAGGGGAAGAGTGGGCAGGGGAGATCTAGCACTGTTCTTGTTGGCATTATGTTATATGGAGCTGTGTAATGAAGTTTTCTGCATGGTTAGCAATCCTGTGCTTCTGAGTTTTGCTCGTGTCATTTGAAAGGTTCGCTTGCCTTTTCCAGGTCTCCCATCCACGGCAGGGGGCTGTTCTGCAAAAGGAACATCGATGCAGGTGAGATGGTGATCGAATATTCAGGCAATGTCATTCGCTCCATCCTCACTGACAAACGGGAGAAATACTACGACAGTAAGGTGAGTCGTGGGCTTTTGCAGAAGCTCTTACAGACTGGGGCAGGACTGGGCAGTGGCTGTGAAGGTAGGACAGGCTTAGGCCAGGTGACGGAACATCACGAGTTGGGATTACAGACTTCTGGGGATATTTCCGTTCTTGCTGGAGCTCTGGAGGCGCTTCTTATCTTCTGTGGGCTGGGAAGGGTCTCAGTCCACGCTTAGCGTTGCAAAGAGCCGGGGGATGAGCTGATTCAAGGCTGAGCTTAGGAAGGCGAGTGAAGAGAGGGTGCAAAGTGTCCGAAGGGTTGACCTGTGGTGGTGTCGAGTGCCTCCCTGACCGGCGGCTCCTCCCGCCCTCCCCGCGCAGGGCATCGGCTGCTACATGTTCCGCATCGACGACTCGGAGGTGGTGGACGCCACCATGCACGGGAACGCGGCGCGCTTCATCAACCACTCCTGCGAGCCCAACTGCTACTCCCGCGTCATCAACATCGACGGCCAGAAGCACATCGTCATCTTCGCCATGCGCAAGATCTACCGCGGGGAGGAGCTCACCTACGACTACAAGTTTCCCATTGAGGACGCCAGCAACAAGCTGCCCTGTAACTGCGGCGCCAAGAAGTGCAGGAAGTTTTTAAACTAGACCTTCCCTCGGCTGCGGGCGAGCCCAGGGGAACAGGGGCGAGCAAAGCTCGAGCGCATCCCCCCGGCCGTgcggaggggacgggaggcgcaGCAGGgacgggctgggctgggggacagACTGGCAGCCGGTTCTCTGTCAGaggccacatctccatgtctcgCATGCTTCACCTCGCCAAAGGCTTGAGCCCCTGCAGGAGATCCCCGGTGTGATGCTTTTCACCGTTCTCGTTTCCCCAGTGTTTGTTTCTCGGCACGGGGCTGATGAGGGGGCAGGGGCGCTCAGCCGGGCGTGCGGGAGCAGCGGCGggtcctgtccctctgtcctgcggTGCAGAGCACTGGCCGCGGGGTTCTCGTGGCGCGAGGGCCGCGGCAGAGGTTCGGTAGCGCCGTGGTTGGCCAGCTTTCCTCCCGGGAGAGGGGCTGCCCCTCGGGCCAGCGTGCCCGCGGTTCCTCGTGTCTGCAAAACACTATTTGCGAGCGCAGGGAGGGCCAGGAACACATAGGAAACGCACAGCAGGTTGGAACCGGCGGGTTCGCGGCGATGGGACCCGCCGGGCGGTGGGAGCGGCGTGGACCCTCCCGCTGCCCCGGCCCCCGCGCAGGAGCAGCAGCGCAGCCCCCACCTGACACACGGCGACGTTGGGTTTTACTCGGTTCTGTTTACAGTTTAGTATTTAAGGTTttataaatgtaaatatattttgtatatttttctatGAGAAGCACTTCATAGGGGAAAGCACTTATGACGAGGCTTTTTAAACAGTGGTATTATCCTAATTTAAGAGAAtctctttttaatgttttttttattttcataggaCGGTTATAGGAAATACCTGGCTGGACAGTCTGATCCTTTCTCCGGAGAGGGGGTACactttatttttggtttggtttttctttgggtgttttggttttttttaactctcGTTCTGCCTTTTTGACTTCAGTAACTGTTTCCGGGAGGTTTGGCTGGACCTTAAACTCTGTGTACCCGTCAGGatgggggcgggaggggggctgcccagcGCGGGCGGCGTTTGGCTGTGTCGGAGGGGCTGCCCGCGCCCTGCCCGCGCCACGGGAGGAAAACCAGCACAGGGCCCACCCCGGGCGCTGCTTTTGACTCCCCCGGGCTCGCGTGGGGCACCCGAACCCACACCCCGAGCCGGGGAGGGCGCACGGCACAGGGGGCCAGGGGCGCCCGCTTTCCTCTCGTTATTGCACTGCGCGGCGATCCCCGGCGATAACCGCTGACACACACGTCCCGGCACCGCCGCGTCTGTTACTGACTTGATGCACTGACAGTTTGGGAACGCACATACCCCACGGAGCCCTGCGCGCCGGGCTCGGCCCCTCGGCCCCCCCGCGGCTGCCCCGGCGTCCCGAGCGGCCGCGCTCCCTCCCGCGGTGCCCGGTGCCCGCGGAGCCGCGTCTTCCCGGCCGCGGGAGGAGCTCGGGCCCGGCCCGCGGTCCGGCCGTCTGTCCGGCCATCTGTCCGGCCGTCTGTCCGCTTTGCTGCTATGGCCGTGGCGGCCGCTGACACTGTCCGTAACCGGGaagccgcggcggggccgggggacgtGGGGCGCGCGGCGTCCCCGCGCATGAATGTATATTTTATAAGGACTGACACAGATCATGGTatctgaaaatactgaaaaaaaaaggaaccttagggcgtttatttttctttgtacaaAGCGACGTGTtgttttctaaaggaaaagcGGGTCATTGCAAAGGGCTGGGTATCttttctgtctggtttcctttCGTTTCCAAGCAATACCGGGTTCTTGGGCGAGACGGTTGTTGTGCAGAATCATGCCACTCACCCCGTACTACTGCTCCACTCGCAAGGGTTTTATAGCTATAAATACAATATATATAGGAACTAATGTAGTGACGCACCGTGTAATGCAGCCTCGTTCAGTATCGGTCCACGGCTTCTACTTCTCTAACACTATAGCTAAGGATTGTGTTCCCGTCGCTCCCGCCGGCCGGGGGGCTCGGCCCCGGCCCCTCCGTCCCGACCGCTCGGTTTCTCCCGCTCCTCTCGCCCGGTCCTGGATGTCGGGAACCACCTGCATATGGGCGAGCAGTGTGCTCCGTGCTTTCTGGTCTCCTTACGAGGTGCAGTAGCTTCGTCTTTCAACCGACAACTATacttgtggtgtttcttttattGAACTTAACAGTCTCTTTAGTAAATACAGGTAGGTGAGTaattgtttcaaaaaaaaaaaaaggaaaaaaaaaagctcagcaaGGCAAGGTTTTGTTCTAGAAATGCATTTCTTGACAACTTATCATGTATAAcaaatctcttctttttttcttgtgttcttcCAAGCttctggttgttgtttttttaaaaaaagaggaacCGTGTCTAAGTGCATCAGTGTTAATTGACTCCTGTCACAGGAAGAAGGAAATACTCCAACCGCTCAACAAATGCTGAAAGCTCCGCAGAGACTGAATGTAAAAACGTGTAAATAGttgtaaaaaacagaaaaaacacaaaaaaaacaaaggagtttttaaacatgtttattttctatgcacttttttttatttaagtgaTAGTTTAATTAATAAACATGTCAAGTTTATTGCTGCAGAGGGTTGCTCTTGGCTGCTTCTTCAGGGTGAGAAGCtgctccccgtgtcccctggaGCCGGGGGGCGTGGGGGACGCTGGGGCAGCGCGGGGGGTGTCGGGGTCACCGCGGGAGGCCGCGGTCAGGACGGGCCGAGCGCCGCGGCCGGGTGAACATTAACCAGCGGGGCCGCGGCGCAGAGGCCGCCATGGCCACGGCGAACGACAGGGCCGTGCTGCGCGCCATCCTCAACCCCGACAGCCCGCTCGGGGACCTCCCCAGGCCGGACCAGGACCAGGAGGACGCCCAGGAGGACGAAGGTGAGGTGACGCCGCGCTGGTGTCAGGACACGCGGGCAGGGGAGGGGGTTCCGCTCCCGGGGGTCGCGGTGTGGCCATGGGCTCCTCTTCGTGCCGCTGCAGTGGAGCCGTTCGCACCAgcgctgctggagcaggtccgggagctggagctgcagggggTTTCTGCCGCCGAGTCGGGGGACGTGAGCGTGGCGCTGGAGCGGTTTGGTGAGGCCATCCGGCTGCTGCCCGAGCGTGCCTCGGGCTACAACAACCGCGCACAGGCCCTGCGGCTGTGCGGGGACGTGGCAGGTGAGCGGCGCCGTGCCGGTTGGGTCACGGGCGGTCCCGCGACACTTCTCGGTACCCCCTGACCCCTCTGTCCCGGCCAGGAGCCCTGCGGGACCTGGACACGGCCGTTCGCCTGAGCCGGGGTCGCGGCCGTGCCGCCTGCCAGAGCTTCGTGCAGCGCGGGCTGATCCGCCGGCTGCAAGGGCGCCAGGAGGACGCCCGGCGCGACTGGGAGCAGGCGGCGCGGCTGGGCAGCGCCTTCGCCCGGCGGCAGCTGGTGCTGCTCAACCCCTACTCCGCGCTCTGCAACCAGATGCTCGGCCAGATGCTGGGGCGGCTGCGCAACCCCAGCGGTACCGGCAGCGAGTGAGGCGCGCAGGGGACGGGCAGACGCCGGCTGCCGAGCGGGGGACGGGGAGCACGGAGGCGCTTTGGCTTTGTCTGGGCTCTGCTCCACCCCCAATAAACCTCCCTGTGTCTCTGGTGCTCGGGCTCTGCTTGCGGCATTTCTCCGGTTACGGTGCGATTCCCGCGTGTGCGCGGGCCATGGGCTGAGCAGGGTGCGGAGCTGAGGAGGGGAGGTGCGGGCACAgggatgtccatccctgcccTGTCCGGGGGGTCTCTGGCCACGCTCGGGGCCGCCAGGGTGGCGGGACGGACCCACCGCGGCCGCACGCGTCACCGGCGCTCGGGGATggcggctgcggggccggggATGCTCGCGGCCGTGCCGGGACCGCCCCCGCGCCGCTTGCACAGCCCTGCGCGCCGGGCCCCGTGCGGAGCCGCACTGCGGGCCGCGCTGGATGCAGCAGCAGCGATGCTGCAGGTAAGGGGCAGCCTGGCCGCACCCTCCGGCCCTGCTGCCTGCCGGGACGCCGGGGGCCCAGCGTGGGGACAGCGCCGTGTCCCGGCTCCAGCTGCCTCTCTTGTAGTGCTGAGCGCGGTGTTGTGCCAtggggtgtcccgggggctgCCCGGGGGCTGCCCTTGCccgccagctgctgctgctcggcCTCCCCGCGCTCTGCTCGGCAGGTGAGGCTGCGCTGGGGTCTGGCATGCGGCTCTGGCACCCGCGCCCGCTGCAGCGCTGACCCGCTGCGGGCTctccggcagggctgggggagccgggcCCCACCATCGACGGGCAGGCGCTGTGCACGCTGCGGGAGGGCGAGAGCCGCAGCTTCACCTGCCGGGCCCCCCGGCCGGCCCACGGTGCTGCGCTTCTGTGGTACCTCGACAGCCAGAGGCAGGAGGCGAACTGTTCAGCCACCAACGCCACCAGCACCATCACCCTCACCGCCCGGCGCGGCGACCGCCAGCTCAGCTGCTCCCTGATGGATGTGGCCTCTGGGGAGAAGCGTGACGCCTCCGTCCTCCTCAACGTGCAGTGTAAGGTCTGCGGCACCGGCCAGAGGCGCGGGGAGGGCGCGTGGGGCTCCGAGCAGGACTTTGACCCATGTCCCTCACAGCCAGAGCAGGGCAGCGCTTCACCAGTCCTGTGCAGATGTGGCTGTCGTGTGCTCCTGGGGACAGAAATCCTGCTCCTGGCTGCGCTGCCCCCGTCCCTCCACCCGTCTCACTGCCCGTTTGTTGCTCAGATAAGCCGGAGATCCTGCAGGCAAACGCCCGCTACCAGGAGGCTGAGGGCACcgggctcctcctgctgctcttcGTGCTGGTGCGAGCCAACCCGCCCGCCAGCATCACATGGGTGGCCCCAGATGGGCAAGTGATGGCCAACACCTCTGAGTTCCTCCTCCTGGGCACCACGCACCACCCGGGACTGGCCAACCACTCCCTCCGCGTGCACCTCGGCAGCACGGCCGCCAACTTCTCTGTCAGTGCTGCCAACAGCGTGGGCATCACCACCGCGAGCGTCACCACCGCGAGCGTCACCACCGCGGGCGTCACCACCGCGGGTGTCACCACCGCCTCCCTCCTGCCCACAGGTAGGTCCCACCGGGTGGGCGCGGAGCAGGAGCCCCGTGCAGGGTGCTGAGGGTCCCCGGTGCCCGCGCAGGTCTGCTGGATGCCCGTGTGGAGCTGCCCCTCCTGGGCGTCGCCGTGGGAGCAGCCGTGGCGCTGAGCGCCCTGGTGACCCTGGGCTCCTGCGCGGCGGGGCTGGCGTGCTGCCGCGCCAAGCCGGTGCCAGGTGCAGGGCCAGAGGGAGGGAGCAGCCCGCTGCGCCGCAGCTCCGGCTCCCAGCCCCCTGGGGACACACATCTGCCCCGGCAGAGCCGGTCCCTGCCCCCCGACCTGCGCCTCAGCGACCTCGCACCGGAGCCCAGAGGTGAGACCTCGAGGTGCCGGCGCAGAGGGACCTGCGGGGCTATGCGTCCTGATGTTGCCCCTTTCCTCCCCCGCAGCttcccctggggacatgggagcgagtgctggggaagagcagagcGCGCGGCTGGGGCTGCAGAACTCCCTGGTGCTCGGTGAGAGGGCCCAAGCAGGCGAGCAACCCAAAATGCTGTGTGGCGGGGACACCAGCACCTGCGGCCGCCCCGGAGTCACAGCCGCGCGTTCCCTTTGTCCTGCAGGTTTTGTGCAGCTCCCCACGTCTGGGCGCATCTACAAAGTGCCCAGCGCGAGCAGCGACGAGATCTGGCTGTGAGGCGCGGCGCCCGCGAGCCGGGCGGCCCGGCCCAGGTACGGACCCGTCTCGGCAGAGgcgcagccgcggtgccgggcgcCCACCAGCCCCCGGCTGTGCAGTAACAGCCCCAGCGTGTTTTTATGTAGCCCCTGCACTTTACAAACAAGACTATTAACTTTCCTGCCCGCCCCACCGCAGCGGTGCGGGCGCCAGCGCAGCACGGGCCGCAGGGCTGCCAAACAGCAATAAACAACACTCGAGCGTCCGTGTGGTGCCGCGCCAGTTATTTCTCCTTGGCAGCAGCCTGAGAATGGGCAAAGGGGCAGAGGAGATTCGAGGTCCCAGACCAGACCAGGGCACAGAGCGGGCAGAGCCCAGCGCCGTGTCTGAGCACAGAGCTCACTCCTGTGCCATGTGCTCGAGGGGCCGCGGCGCTGCAGCATCTGCGGCACAGGGACCCTGGTGTTGGGAATTCTGGTTTAATGCTGAACCGCTTAGGGACAAGTCAAAAAGGGAGTTATTAGTAATAACTGTGAGGGGTAAAGTCCTACTCTAGGAACGCAGAacatctcagcagtgtctgcaaaCCCAGGGCAGCTGCTGAACCGCGGTGTCGCCACACAGGCTGCTCCAGGCAGATCTCGGTGTCCCGCAGCGGACGTCGATCAAGGATGGGGGGGTTTAATGCGAAGCTTCAGGCAAAGCTCAACAGCTCCGCGTCTGCCGGCGGCACGGGAGGGTTGGATGGCGGGCTGTGGCCTTTCTCCCCATCAGCCAGCGGCTTgaagtgctgcagggacagactCGTTAGCGCAGACACGACCGCCGTGCACCAGAGCACAGGTGTCTGAGCACACCGCGTCTGCTCCGCGTGAGCTCCGCGGTCACCCTGGCGGCGGCAGGAAAAGCCTTGTTGGCTTATGGACTGTTAAACAATGCGGTCTCCCAGCCTCGTGGCACGTTGGAGGCTCCTGTGTGgtgctgaggcactggggcaacGCAAAGCTCAGAAAATGTTCTTTGGAGCCCTTTGTCGTGGCCACCGGCCCTTTACAAACCCCGCGGCACAGGAAGCCCGGCGCAGGAGTGGAGCTTTGCCCGGAGCTCCTCCTGCCCGGAGCCGCTCACCTGCGAGTTCTTGAACTCAGAGTAGAGCGAGAAGAGGACGTGCAGGGGCTGGATCCGGCCCTTGTGCACAGGGATGTCCAGGACGGCTGCGGGTGAGAGTAGGAGCGTGAGGGCGTCCGGGTGCACCCCCGCGTGACTGCAGCCTGCAGCACGGCCCCCGCAGCACGGCCCCCGCAGCACGGCCCCCGCAGCACCGTCCCCGCAGCACCGTCCCCACAGCACGGCCCCCGCTTACCGCAGACCATGTCGACATACTCGGCCAGGCCGCAGCTCATCTCCGCGCTCGGGAGGCTGACCTGGAGCAGACGGGGCCGTCAGCACCGCGCCCGCGCCAGGCTGAGCGCAGGGGCCGCGAATTCGGGTGTCAGGGTGCTCCCCGTCTCAGCGAAGGAGACGCGTGAGCAGGAGCAACCCTGGCGG
Proteins encoded:
- the TMEM25 gene encoding transmembrane protein 25 translates to MGCPGGCPGAALARQLLLLGLPALCSAGLGEPGPTIDGQALCTLREGESRSFTCRAPRPAHGAALLWYLDSQRQEANCSATNATSTITLTARRGDRQLSCSLMDVASGEKRDASVLLNVQYKPEILQANARYQEAEGTGLLLLLFVLVRANPPASITWVAPDGQVMANTSEFLLLGTTHHPGLANHSLRVHLGSTAANFSVSAANSVGITTASVTTASVTTAGVTTAGVTTASLLPTGLLDARVELPLLGVAVGAAVALSALVTLGSCAAGLACCRAKPVPGAGPEGGSSPLRRSSGSQPPGDTHLPRQSRSLPPDLRLSDLAPEPRGETSRCRRRGTCGAMRPDVAPFLPRSFPWGHGSECWGRAERAAGAAELPGARFCAAPHVWAHLQSAQREQRRDLAVRRGAREPGGPAQLHCANRFLQREEQLGNKTPSKSRS
- the TTC36 gene encoding tetratricopeptide repeat protein 36 isoform X1, whose protein sequence is MATANDRAVLRAILNPDSPLGDLPRPDQDQEDAQEDEGEVTPRWCQDTRAGEGVPLPGVAVWPWAPLRAAAVEPFAPALLEQVRELELQGVSAAESGDVSVALERFGEAIRLLPERASGYNNRAQALRLCGDVAGALRDLDTAVRLSRGRGRAACQSFVQRGLIRRLQGRQEDARRDWEQAARLGSAFARRQLVLLNPYSALCNQMLGQMLGRLRNPSGTGSE
- the TTC36 gene encoding tetratricopeptide repeat protein 36 isoform X2, translated to MATANDRAVLRAILNPDSPLGDLPRPDQDQEDAQEDEVEPFAPALLEQVRELELQGVSAAESGDVSVALERFGEAIRLLPERASGYNNRAQALRLCGDVAGALRDLDTAVRLSRGRGRAACQSFVQRGLIRRLQGRQEDARRDWEQAARLGSAFARRQLVLLNPYSALCNQMLGQMLGRLRNPSGTGSE